One Antiquaquibacter oligotrophicus genomic region harbors:
- a CDS encoding ABC transporter ATP-binding protein, translating into MSPAHTPVIDVTDLTKTFGRASALDGLNLKLDEGEIHGFLGPNGAGKSTTIRIILGLIKATSGTARVLGRDPWAEPVATHRDIAYVPGDVSLWPNLTGGEAIDLLTSLRGGADPDRRERLIREFEFDPRKRARTYSKGNRQKVALIAAFARPAKLYILDEPSSGLDPVMESVFQQQVRRARDEGSTVLLSSHILSEVEQLCDRVTIIRSGVAVESGTLAELRHLSRTTFRVPGLAADALTGVAGIHDLRATGDTLEFETDDAAIPAVLAALSALGAAALTVEPASLESLFLRHYSDGVAR; encoded by the coding sequence ATGTCCCCTGCACACACACCCGTCATCGATGTGACGGACCTCACCAAAACGTTCGGACGGGCATCCGCCCTCGACGGGCTGAATCTCAAGCTTGACGAGGGCGAGATCCACGGATTCCTCGGCCCCAACGGCGCCGGAAAGTCCACCACGATCCGCATCATCCTCGGGCTCATCAAAGCCACGAGCGGCACGGCGCGAGTGCTCGGGCGCGACCCCTGGGCCGAACCCGTCGCGACCCACCGTGACATCGCCTATGTGCCGGGCGACGTGAGCCTGTGGCCGAACCTCACCGGAGGCGAGGCGATTGACCTGCTCACGAGCCTGCGCGGCGGCGCGGACCCTGACCGTCGCGAACGTCTCATTCGCGAGTTCGAGTTCGACCCACGCAAGCGCGCACGCACGTACTCGAAGGGCAACCGTCAGAAGGTCGCCCTCATCGCGGCATTCGCCCGGCCGGCGAAGCTCTACATCCTCGACGAACCCAGCTCCGGCCTCGACCCGGTCATGGAGTCGGTGTTTCAGCAGCAAGTGCGACGGGCTCGCGACGAAGGCTCGACGGTTCTCCTCTCGAGCCACATCCTGAGCGAGGTCGAGCAGTTGTGCGACCGCGTCACGATCATCCGTTCCGGCGTTGCGGTGGAGAGCGGCACCCTCGCCGAACTGCGGCACCTCAGCCGCACGACGTTCCGGGTGCCGGGGCTCGCCGCCGACGCGCTCACGGGGGTAGCGGGCATCCACGACCTCCGCGCTACCGGTGACACCCTCGAATTCGAGACGGATGACGCGGCCATCCCCGCAGTGCTCGCTGCACTCTCAGCCCTTGGCGCCGCCGCACTCACGGTCGAGCCGGCGTCCCTCGAGTCCCTTTTCCTCCGCCACTACAGCGACGGGGTGGCCCGATGA
- the nhaA gene encoding Na+/H+ antiporter NhaA — protein sequence MTAEQDFTPPQQAPHSIWRGVHQTLQSDTIGGALLLGATVLALILANTPLAPFYDSVRDFRFGPEALHLNLTVGQWAADGLLAIFFFVVGLELKEEFVVGKLRNPRTALLPIAAAVGGVIVPAIIYMIVNLNAGPAALQGWAIPAATDIAFAVAVIAVVGRFLPTALRTFLLTLAVVDDLLAISIIAIFYTNDLEVVPLLLAIVPLALFAVAVRFGIRHIWVLLPLAFATWALVHAAGIHATVAGVLLGFVVPVVATKRARVQVGTDSEGKPIYDGLAAHFADRWGSISTGFAVPVFAFFAAGVTVGGLSGLAESFQDTIALGIIAGLVLGKAIGITGTTFLVTRLPGLRLDPTVKWPDIIGMSFVAGIGFTVSLLIGELSFGVGSESDNHVKVGVLTGSFLAALIGAAILGVRNRRYKNIALPVHVPDVGAK from the coding sequence ATGACCGCTGAGCAGGACTTCACCCCACCGCAGCAGGCCCCGCACTCCATCTGGCGTGGTGTACATCAGACCCTCCAGAGCGACACCATCGGTGGCGCACTTCTTCTCGGCGCGACCGTGCTCGCGCTCATCCTCGCCAACACGCCCCTCGCACCCTTCTACGACTCGGTTCGCGACTTCCGTTTCGGCCCTGAGGCGCTCCACCTGAACCTCACGGTGGGTCAATGGGCGGCGGACGGTCTGCTCGCGATCTTCTTCTTCGTCGTGGGTCTCGAACTCAAGGAGGAGTTTGTCGTCGGCAAACTCCGCAACCCGCGAACTGCACTTCTGCCCATCGCGGCGGCGGTCGGCGGTGTCATCGTTCCGGCGATCATCTACATGATCGTGAACCTCAACGCCGGCCCCGCTGCTCTCCAAGGGTGGGCGATTCCCGCCGCCACGGACATCGCCTTCGCCGTCGCCGTTATCGCCGTCGTCGGGCGGTTCCTTCCCACGGCGCTCCGCACGTTCCTGCTCACCCTCGCGGTGGTTGACGACCTGCTCGCGATTTCGATCATCGCGATCTTCTACACCAACGACCTCGAGGTTGTGCCCCTGCTGCTCGCGATCGTGCCGCTCGCACTCTTCGCGGTGGCCGTGCGCTTCGGCATCCGTCACATCTGGGTGCTTCTCCCCCTCGCCTTCGCGACGTGGGCACTCGTTCATGCGGCAGGTATCCACGCGACCGTCGCGGGAGTGCTCCTCGGGTTTGTCGTGCCGGTTGTCGCCACGAAGAGAGCACGTGTGCAGGTCGGCACCGACTCGGAGGGCAAGCCCATCTACGACGGACTCGCCGCCCACTTCGCCGACCGCTGGGGTTCCATCTCGACCGGTTTCGCCGTCCCCGTGTTCGCGTTTTTTGCTGCCGGCGTCACCGTCGGTGGCCTGTCGGGTCTCGCCGAGTCGTTCCAGGACACGATCGCGCTCGGGATCATCGCGGGTCTCGTACTCGGCAAGGCGATCGGCATCACGGGCACCACCTTCCTGGTGACGAGACTGCCGGGACTGCGGCTGGACCCCACGGTGAAATGGCCGGACATCATCGGCATGTCCTTCGTCGCCGGAATCGGGTTCACCGTCTCCCTCCTCATCGGCGAGCTCTCGTTCGGCGTCGGCAGCGAGTCCGACAACCACGTGAAGGTCGGTGTGCTCACGGGCTCCTTCCTCGCGGCGCTCATCGGCGCGGCGATCCTCGGTGTACGCAACCGGCGCTACAAAAACATCGCGCTCCCCGTGCACGTGCCGGATGTCGGCGCGAAATAG
- a CDS encoding arsenate reductase ArsC, which produces MAAGYLRELSGGAVEVRSGGSEPGDQINPIAVQAMAEEGIDISQAVPQLMTTEQVRASDVVITMGCGDVCPIFPGKRYEDWDLVDPAGKGIEDVRPIRDDIKRRVQALLGELTPR; this is translated from the coding sequence ATGGCCGCTGGCTACCTGCGCGAACTCTCTGGCGGGGCCGTCGAGGTGCGCTCCGGCGGGTCCGAGCCCGGCGATCAGATCAACCCCATCGCCGTGCAGGCCATGGCGGAAGAGGGCATCGACATCTCGCAGGCCGTACCGCAGCTCATGACGACCGAGCAGGTACGGGCATCCGACGTCGTCATCACCATGGGATGCGGAGACGTCTGCCCCATCTTCCCCGGCAAGCGGTACGAGGACTGGGATCTCGTCGACCCCGCGGGCAAAGGCATCGAGGACGTGCGCCCCATCCGCGACGACATCAAGCGGCGAGTGCAAGCCCTGCTGGGAGAACTCACACCCCGGTAG
- a CDS encoding metalloregulator ArsR/SmtB family transcription factor, translating to MGDSRLLLDRASAEASARTLRAIADPTRLQLLRLILDTEGGRRPVTELANTLGLTQPTVSHHLSTMAESGVVERHQQGRVAWYSIVPERLAEVFEATRANRPGPAVDTSVLDKIARDLGERFRGTFSPETIRRYVDESHTLLAERLGGARLLPSLTADFAGDRLRALAEADGITTDATPDILFVCVQNAGRSQLASAILRSLAGDRVRVLTAGSQPAGSINPLIVAALDEIGVPVGGEYPKPLTDEVVRAADYVITMGCGDACPIYPGRTYLDWNLPDPAAMTMDGVREVRDEIDRRVRGLLAELNSE from the coding sequence ATGGGTGACTCAAGGCTCCTCCTCGACCGCGCCTCTGCCGAGGCGTCGGCGCGCACGCTCCGGGCGATCGCCGATCCGACCCGCCTCCAACTATTGCGCCTCATCCTCGACACCGAAGGGGGCCGTCGCCCGGTCACCGAGCTCGCCAACACGCTCGGTCTCACCCAGCCCACGGTCAGCCATCACCTCAGCACCATGGCCGAGAGCGGGGTGGTCGAGCGCCACCAGCAGGGAAGAGTTGCCTGGTATTCGATCGTGCCGGAGCGCCTTGCGGAGGTGTTCGAAGCGACACGGGCGAACCGACCGGGACCGGCCGTCGACACATCCGTGCTCGACAAAATCGCTCGCGATCTGGGCGAGAGATTCCGCGGAACGTTCTCGCCCGAGACGATCAGACGCTACGTCGATGAGAGCCATACGCTGCTGGCCGAGCGCCTCGGGGGCGCACGACTCCTGCCGTCGCTGACCGCAGACTTCGCGGGCGACCGCCTCCGCGCACTTGCCGAAGCGGACGGCATCACCACGGATGCCACGCCCGACATCTTGTTCGTGTGTGTGCAGAACGCCGGCCGATCCCAACTGGCCTCCGCGATCCTCCGTTCCCTGGCCGGAGACCGCGTGCGGGTGCTCACGGCGGGGTCGCAACCGGCCGGGAGCATCAACCCGCTCATCGTGGCGGCTCTCGACGAGATCGGTGTCCCGGTCGGCGGCGAGTACCCAAAACCGCTCACCGACGAGGTGGTGCGCGCCGCCGACTACGTGATCACGATGGGCTGCGGCGATGCGTGCCCCATTTACCCGGGCCGCACCTACCTCGATTGGAACCTGCCGGACCCTGCAGCCATGACCATGGACGGCGTGCGCGAGGTGCGCGATGAGATCGACCGCAGGGTGCGTGGGCTTCTCGCCGAGTTGAACTCGGAGTGA
- a CDS encoding HNH endonuclease signature motif containing protein, translating to MTTTALAALTDVAERARAVASELMAAAAASHPDDVLAAIAEVESVGRLVDAARISAIASVAENSDLAGDLGFASPTDAVATTARISTSAARSRVRVAAAIRRDRSMVGAELEAKRPVLAQAITLGQVGVDAAMVIVRELDDVARRVDKAQQAAAEEVMVALATGVDVETATLLPPVSVDYLTIELRQIISAIDPDGARPREERALRMRKLHIGRVTSDGGCPVGGYLMPEIAEQIRAFDEASRRSPRFTSDEEIDASTVGTAIDDRTPGQRMHDSLAALVIAGSEAQDAPTLNGSPVTVIVTVDAKDLNAPEIETRDGDPIGTMAGPDLPVSRAEVLRYMDSAGYRVVTLDHGRIVSVSSQQRCFPFSHRLAVAARDGYRCFVPGCTAPRTALQMHHVVPYRAGGATHADNAILLCYWHHRIVDTGPWKYRISKGVPQVRGPGIPEWTCRPPNRTRTRHSAA from the coding sequence ATGACCACCACCGCTCTCGCCGCTCTCACGGACGTGGCCGAGCGTGCGCGTGCTGTGGCCTCCGAACTGATGGCTGCCGCTGCGGCAAGCCATCCGGATGACGTGCTCGCGGCGATCGCCGAGGTCGAGTCCGTCGGTCGCCTCGTCGACGCCGCGCGTATCTCGGCGATTGCCTCCGTCGCCGAGAACTCCGATCTGGCTGGTGACCTCGGTTTCGCCTCACCGACGGATGCGGTGGCCACGACAGCACGCATCTCCACGAGCGCAGCACGCTCCCGGGTGAGGGTCGCGGCCGCGATCCGGCGCGATCGCAGTATGGTCGGCGCCGAGCTGGAGGCGAAGCGTCCCGTCCTCGCACAGGCGATCACGTTGGGCCAGGTTGGAGTCGACGCGGCGATGGTCATCGTTCGAGAACTCGACGACGTCGCTCGTCGCGTCGACAAGGCCCAGCAGGCCGCCGCCGAAGAGGTCATGGTCGCGCTTGCCACGGGTGTCGATGTGGAGACCGCAACGCTCCTGCCGCCGGTTTCGGTCGACTATCTCACCATCGAACTCCGCCAGATCATCTCCGCAATCGACCCTGACGGCGCTCGGCCGCGCGAGGAGAGAGCCCTGCGGATGCGCAAGCTGCACATAGGTCGGGTCACCTCCGACGGAGGCTGCCCGGTGGGCGGCTACCTGATGCCCGAGATCGCGGAGCAGATCCGTGCCTTCGACGAGGCATCCCGTCGCTCGCCCCGCTTCACGAGCGACGAGGAGATCGACGCGAGCACAGTCGGCACCGCAATCGACGACCGCACTCCCGGTCAGCGGATGCACGACTCGCTCGCTGCGCTCGTTATCGCCGGATCCGAGGCCCAAGACGCTCCGACACTGAATGGCAGCCCCGTCACAGTCATCGTGACGGTGGACGCGAAAGATCTGAATGCCCCTGAGATCGAAACTCGAGACGGTGACCCCATCGGCACGATGGCCGGACCCGATCTGCCCGTGTCGCGCGCGGAGGTGCTCCGCTATATGGATTCCGCCGGGTACCGCGTCGTGACCCTCGATCATGGGCGGATCGTGAGCGTCAGCTCGCAGCAGCGCTGCTTCCCGTTCTCCCACCGCCTCGCGGTCGCCGCCCGCGACGGGTACCGGTGCTTTGTCCCCGGATGCACGGCGCCCCGCACGGCGCTTCAGATGCACCACGTCGTTCCCTACCGCGCGGGTGGTGCCACCCACGCCGACAACGCGATCCTCCTCTGCTATTGGCACCATCGAATCGTCGATACCGGCCCGTGGAAGTACCGGATCAGCAAAGGCGTTCCCCAGGTGCGAGGGCCTGGCATCCCCGAGTGGACGTGTCGCCCACCGAATCGAACGCGAACGAGACACTCCGCTGCCTAG
- a CDS encoding alpha/beta fold hydrolase, translating to MSPDAPLHVTNVVLVHGAYADGSSWADVIAILQANGLRVTAVQNPLTSLADDAAATRRALDLQDGPAVLAGHSWGGTVISEAGDHPAVSALVYVAARAPEAGEDYGALAARFPAAPASAGLQHHGGFAQLSEDAFLESFANGVDAGRARVLYAAQGPIADTLFGERTTVAAWRDKPTYYSVSREDRTTSPELERFLAKRMGATTIEVDAGHLAMITHAPEIAELIMTAAGRVTS from the coding sequence ATGAGCCCGGATGCCCCCCTGCACGTCACCAACGTTGTACTCGTTCACGGCGCCTACGCCGACGGGTCATCGTGGGCCGATGTGATCGCAATCCTGCAGGCCAACGGTCTGCGCGTTACGGCGGTGCAGAACCCCCTGACCTCTCTCGCAGACGATGCGGCGGCGACGAGACGGGCGCTCGACCTTCAGGACGGACCCGCCGTGCTGGCCGGACACTCCTGGGGTGGCACCGTCATCTCCGAGGCGGGGGATCATCCGGCCGTGTCCGCGCTCGTCTACGTCGCGGCGCGAGCGCCAGAAGCGGGCGAAGACTATGGTGCCCTCGCTGCGCGGTTCCCAGCTGCACCCGCATCCGCTGGACTCCAACACCACGGCGGGTTCGCGCAGCTTTCGGAGGACGCGTTTCTCGAGAGCTTCGCCAACGGCGTTGACGCTGGGCGCGCGCGTGTGCTCTACGCAGCGCAGGGGCCGATCGCGGACACCCTCTTCGGTGAGCGCACGACCGTCGCCGCGTGGCGCGACAAACCGACGTACTACTCGGTGTCGCGCGAGGACCGCACGACGTCGCCCGAGCTCGAGCGGTTCCTCGCTAAGAGGATGGGCGCAACCACCATCGAAGTGGACGCCGGGCACCTCGCGATGATCACGCACGCACCCGAAATCGCGGAGCTCATCATGACCGCGGCCGGTCGCGTGACCTCTTAG
- a CDS encoding EamA family transporter, which translates to MRATNGAVIGSAAIVVLGLVCQEIGAAVAVTVFPEVGPIGMVTLRLVFSALILLVIFRPSVRRRSRSDWMTVLLFGLVLAGMNALFYLALERLHLGVTLTIEILGPLVLSVVVSRRASSWLWALLAFAGVAVVGWGGASELDPLGVVFAAGAGAAWAGYILLSARTGAAFGRLDGLAFAMAIGAIAILPFGIGSAGLALLQPWVLLLGVAIAVLSSTVPYALELIALRRLPASAFSILLSLAPALAAVAGFVILGQALSWADAAGIALVVVASMGAVRAAARTDHVETDEPTP; encoded by the coding sequence GTGAGGGCAACAAACGGTGCGGTGATCGGTTCCGCCGCGATCGTGGTGTTGGGTCTCGTCTGTCAGGAGATCGGCGCGGCGGTCGCGGTGACGGTGTTCCCCGAGGTCGGCCCGATCGGTATGGTCACCCTGCGTCTGGTGTTCTCGGCGCTCATCCTTCTGGTGATCTTCCGCCCGTCGGTGCGCAGACGTAGTCGGTCCGACTGGATGACCGTCCTCCTCTTCGGTCTTGTGCTCGCGGGTATGAACGCGCTCTTCTATCTGGCTCTCGAGCGACTGCACCTCGGTGTGACACTGACCATCGAGATTCTTGGCCCGCTTGTGCTCTCCGTTGTGGTCAGTCGCCGCGCGTCGAGCTGGTTGTGGGCGCTGCTGGCGTTCGCCGGGGTTGCCGTCGTCGGCTGGGGTGGTGCCAGCGAGTTGGACCCGTTGGGTGTGGTGTTCGCGGCGGGCGCTGGCGCGGCGTGGGCTGGCTACATCCTGCTGTCGGCGCGCACGGGTGCCGCGTTCGGTCGGCTCGATGGTCTCGCTTTCGCCATGGCCATCGGGGCCATCGCGATCCTCCCCTTCGGTATCGGGAGTGCGGGCCTCGCTCTCCTTCAGCCTTGGGTGCTGCTGCTCGGTGTCGCGATTGCCGTGCTCTCGTCCACGGTGCCGTACGCACTGGAACTTATCGCGTTGCGTCGGCTGCCGGCATCCGCGTTCTCGATTCTGTTGTCTCTCGCGCCGGCGCTCGCGGCCGTTGCCGGTTTTGTGATCCTCGGGCAGGCCTTGTCGTGGGCGGATGCCGCGGGTATTGCTCTCGTTGTTGTGGCGTCGATGGGCGCCGTTCGTGCGGCGGCGCGAACCGATCACGTGGAGACGGACGAGCCCACTCCGTAA
- a CDS encoding GNAT family N-acetyltransferase, translating into MVQQSIVGTARATPARREPLIREVVARVRAALEHLGTPTVRRPRFMRGATLERRVEARHLDTDRLRLRPHDMRDADAWHALASDARVIRYLSWPHRDAAAARRHLRDRTRHTTLWQTDDFLALAVTHRGQLVGDVSLQLRTVASDARAVEVGWLLSPEHQGKGFATEAVRGILHVAFKDVGARMVLAVVEDGNERSLALADRLGFTLLHRNGRSHLLVLTPDAFRRG; encoded by the coding sequence ATGGTCCAGCAGAGCATCGTCGGAACAGCCCGCGCCACGCCCGCCCGTCGCGAACCCCTCATCCGAGAAGTCGTCGCGCGGGTGCGAGCTGCCCTCGAGCACCTCGGCACGCCCACGGTGCGCAGGCCGCGATTCATGCGTGGGGCAACACTCGAAAGACGCGTGGAGGCGCGCCACCTCGACACGGACCGGCTTCGCCTGCGCCCCCACGACATGCGGGACGCGGATGCCTGGCACGCGCTCGCCTCGGATGCCCGCGTCATCCGGTACCTCTCGTGGCCGCACCGTGACGCCGCCGCTGCCCGTCGCCACCTGCGCGACCGCACCCGGCACACCACCCTGTGGCAGACCGACGACTTTCTCGCCCTCGCCGTAACCCACCGCGGGCAACTCGTCGGCGACGTGTCGTTGCAATTGCGCACCGTCGCCTCCGACGCCCGTGCGGTCGAGGTCGGCTGGTTGCTCAGCCCAGAGCACCAGGGCAAAGGCTTCGCGACTGAGGCAGTGCGGGGCATCCTGCACGTCGCATTCAAAGATGTCGGGGCGCGCATGGTGCTCGCCGTCGTGGAAGACGGAAACGAGCGATCGCTCGCGCTCGCCGACCGACTCGGGTTCACTTTGCTGCACCGCAACGGTCGGTCGCACCTGCTCGTGCTGACGCCGGACGCGTTTCGGCGGGGTTGA
- a CDS encoding response regulator transcription factor gives MPVDAHVSGRRRAVLAQLPRIRRADGSPIRVLLIDDESTLTSLVRLALEYEGWHVETAATGGDGLALFRQSPPDLVVLDIMLPDIDGLSVLRELRNTDRITPTLLLTAKDSIDDRIIGLTAGGDDYMTKPFSLEELVARLRGLLRRAADAVTHESSLLTVGDLTLDEASYEVTRGGQPVSLTTTEFEMLRYFMRNPRIVLSRAQILDRVWNYDFAGRASIVDLYVSYLRKKIDADRAPMIHTVRGAGYILRPA, from the coding sequence ATGCCCGTCGACGCCCACGTGTCGGGTCGTCGGCGCGCCGTGCTCGCTCAGCTCCCGCGCATCCGCCGAGCGGATGGCAGCCCGATCAGGGTTCTCCTCATCGACGACGAGTCGACGCTGACGAGTCTGGTGCGGCTCGCTCTCGAGTACGAGGGTTGGCACGTGGAGACTGCGGCGACGGGTGGCGATGGTCTTGCGCTGTTCCGTCAGTCGCCGCCGGACCTCGTGGTTCTCGACATCATGCTCCCCGACATTGACGGGCTCTCCGTTTTGCGTGAACTGCGCAACACGGATCGGATCACACCCACGCTGCTTCTGACGGCGAAGGATTCGATCGACGACCGCATCATCGGGCTCACGGCGGGCGGCGACGACTACATGACGAAGCCGTTCAGCCTCGAAGAGCTCGTTGCGCGCCTACGCGGCCTGCTCCGGCGGGCGGCGGATGCCGTCACCCACGAGTCTTCGCTGCTGACGGTCGGCGACCTCACCCTCGATGAGGCGAGCTACGAGGTGACGCGCGGTGGACAACCGGTCTCTCTCACGACGACCGAGTTCGAGATGCTCCGCTATTTCATGCGTAACCCGCGCATTGTGCTTTCCCGCGCGCAGATCCTTGACCGGGTGTGGAACTACGATTTCGCCGGTCGCGCGAGCATCGTCGATCTTTACGTCTCCTACTTGCGCAAGAAGATCGACGCCGACCGTGCGCCCATGATCCACACCGTTCGCGGCGCTGGCTACATTTTGAGGCCGGCGTGA
- a CDS encoding sensor histidine kinase: MPRGRSPWSLRRRIMVGAAAVVSVALVATGAISIAIVESSVTSVVDRQLFASTTAMSASIEKMRANHGPTEGGGRGFEKPLVDFVGHGSGTIIALAQGGRVVDSANFTSDEAVPLSDAAATELLAAAVPEPSTPATVSLDGLGEFHVTSRVLSNGDSAIVGVSLAIADQAVAQHTTVLLIVALLAILVTAITVIVVTRVALRPLDRLAATADEVSTLPLEKGEVSISKTIGPLDTDPRTEAGRVGEAMQRMIDHVDTALAVRESTDRRMRRFVTDASHELRTPLAAILGYAELTRQEAADLPELTEYSLARIESEATRMSSLVAELLLLARLDEGQDLRIDDVDLADLVVNAVSDARASAPGYEWSISVPHEPVMVRGDHERLHQVLANLLSNARVHTPEGTHIAVSLGYSDSFTELTVTDSGPGIDPALVPELFQRFSRADESRSRSAGSTGLGLAIVATIVESHNGEVHVESVPGKTTVTVRFPASGTMALAGPD; this comes from the coding sequence ATGCCGCGCGGCCGGTCCCCGTGGTCGCTGCGTCGTCGCATCATGGTGGGTGCGGCGGCGGTGGTGTCGGTGGCGCTCGTGGCGACGGGAGCGATCTCGATCGCCATCGTCGAATCATCCGTGACGTCCGTTGTCGACCGTCAGCTTTTTGCGTCCACCACGGCGATGAGCGCCTCCATCGAGAAGATGCGCGCCAACCACGGCCCGACGGAGGGTGGCGGCAGGGGCTTCGAGAAGCCGCTCGTCGATTTTGTGGGGCACGGTTCCGGAACGATCATCGCTCTCGCGCAAGGCGGCCGCGTGGTCGATTCGGCGAACTTCACCTCGGACGAGGCGGTTCCACTGTCGGATGCCGCGGCCACTGAACTGCTCGCTGCAGCCGTCCCGGAACCGTCCACGCCGGCGACCGTCTCACTCGATGGGCTCGGAGAGTTCCACGTGACGTCGCGTGTGCTCTCCAACGGCGACAGCGCGATCGTTGGTGTCTCTCTCGCGATCGCCGACCAGGCTGTGGCCCAACACACCACTGTCCTTCTCATCGTGGCGCTCCTGGCGATCCTGGTGACGGCGATCACGGTGATCGTGGTGACGCGTGTCGCCCTGCGTCCGCTTGACCGGTTGGCGGCGACCGCCGACGAGGTCTCGACCCTCCCCCTCGAGAAGGGTGAGGTGTCGATCTCGAAGACGATCGGCCCGCTCGACACCGATCCGCGTACGGAGGCCGGTCGCGTCGGCGAGGCGATGCAGCGGATGATCGACCACGTCGATACCGCGCTCGCAGTGCGCGAAAGCACCGACCGTCGCATGCGTCGTTTTGTCACGGATGCGAGCCACGAGCTGCGCACTCCGCTCGCGGCGATTCTGGGTTACGCGGAACTGACGCGGCAGGAGGCCGCGGATCTTCCCGAACTGACCGAGTACTCCCTGGCACGCATCGAGTCGGAGGCGACACGGATGAGTTCACTCGTGGCCGAGCTTCTGCTCTTGGCTCGCCTCGACGAAGGGCAGGACCTTCGCATCGATGATGTCGACCTCGCGGATCTTGTGGTGAACGCGGTGAGCGATGCGCGAGCATCCGCTCCCGGCTACGAGTGGTCGATTTCGGTACCGCACGAGCCGGTCATGGTGCGCGGCGATCACGAACGGTTGCATCAGGTCCTCGCCAACCTGCTGTCGAATGCGCGTGTCCACACCCCGGAGGGCACTCACATCGCGGTTTCGCTCGGGTACTCGGATTCGTTCACCGAGTTGACTGTCACGGACAGCGGGCCGGGCATCGATCCGGCGCTCGTTCCCGAGTTGTTCCAACGTTTTTCGCGCGCGGACGAGTCGCGATCGCGTTCGGCGGGGAGCACGGGACTCGGGCTCGCGATCGTCGCCACGATCGTCGAAAGTCACAACGGCGAGGTGCACGTTGAGTCGGTACCGGGCAAGACGACGGTGACCGTCCGCTTTCCCGCATCCGGCACGATGGCGCTCGCCGGGCCGGACTAA
- a CDS encoding VOC family protein encodes MPSMFVNLPVTDLERAKGFYTALGFTINPLFTDHNAACVVVEEGHNYFMILVREFFQTFTDLPIGDPAVAPSVSTAIFLDTREAVDAAVAAGVSAGGAEPRAAADYGFMYQRQLTDPDGNLIEFGWMDPVAAAQGPEAYAAPES; translated from the coding sequence ATGCCCTCCATGTTCGTCAACCTCCCCGTCACCGATCTCGAACGAGCCAAGGGCTTCTACACGGCTCTCGGCTTCACCATCAATCCGCTCTTCACTGACCACAACGCGGCGTGCGTCGTGGTCGAGGAGGGTCACAACTACTTCATGATCCTGGTGCGAGAGTTCTTCCAAACCTTCACGGACCTTCCGATCGGCGACCCCGCAGTCGCGCCCTCCGTGTCCACCGCCATCTTTCTCGACACCCGAGAGGCCGTCGACGCCGCGGTCGCGGCCGGCGTCTCGGCGGGCGGCGCTGAGCCTCGTGCCGCGGCGGATTACGGCTTCATGTATCAGCGACAGCTCACCGACCCCGATGGCAACCTCATCGAGTTCGGGTGGATGGACCCGGTCGCTGCAGCCCAAGGTCCTGAGGCCTACGCCGCGCCGGAGAGCTGA
- a CDS encoding winged helix-turn-helix transcriptional regulator: protein MAARDYGQYGGTARALELVGERWALLIVRDLLVGPRRYGELSAGLPRIPTNVLATRLKELQAAGVIRRAPRSRVIIYELTEYGRELEPIVLALGAWGFRALGEPRDDQVITPESMTIDLRSAFQSSAAALLPPTSYSAHVGSADLVLRVDGPALAVDAGSGPADIRFEADAGIRRLITGDVSADAALRAGIVRVIEGDRSLIHRFAETFRIAA, encoded by the coding sequence GTGGCCGCTCGCGACTATGGACAGTACGGGGGCACCGCGCGCGCTCTCGAACTAGTGGGTGAGCGCTGGGCCCTACTGATCGTTCGAGATCTCCTCGTCGGTCCGCGACGCTACGGCGAACTCTCGGCCGGGCTGCCCCGCATACCTACGAACGTTCTCGCAACGCGGCTCAAGGAACTGCAAGCCGCGGGGGTCATTCGACGCGCGCCGAGGTCTCGCGTGATCATCTACGAGCTCACCGAGTACGGGCGCGAGCTCGAGCCCATCGTGCTCGCCCTCGGCGCCTGGGGTTTTCGAGCCCTCGGCGAACCCAGAGATGACCAGGTCATCACCCCGGAATCCATGACGATCGACCTGCGCTCGGCTTTCCAGTCATCTGCCGCCGCACTCCTGCCGCCCACCTCATATTCAGCGCATGTTGGTTCGGCCGATCTGGTACTACGCGTTGACGGTCCTGCCCTCGCCGTCGACGCAGGTTCAGGTCCCGCCGATATCCGATTCGAGGCGGATGCCGGCATCAGAAGGCTCATTACCGGGGATGTTTCGGCCGATGCTGCCCTTCGCGCGGGGATCGTGCGGGTGATTGAGGGGGATCGATCGTTGATCCACCGATTTGCGGAGACATTCCGGATCGCCGCCTGA